One part of the Lusitaniella coriacea LEGE 07157 genome encodes these proteins:
- a CDS encoding glycosyltransferase family 4 protein, translating into MRIALFTETFLPKVDGIVTRLRHTVEHLQRNGDRVMVVCPEGGLKKYKGAEIYGLSAFPLPMYPELKIAVPRPTMRSRLEKFNPDLIHVVNPAVLGLAGIYYAKTLDIPLVASYHTHLPQYLQHYGFGALEGFLWELLKAVHNQAQLNLCTSTAMVEALRSNGIERVDLWQRGVDTEMFQPTLASAKMRDRLSKGHPDSPLLLYVGRVSPEKEIEQIKPVLEAIPGARLAIVGDGPHRKALKQHFAGMPVNFVGYLQGMELASAFASADAFVFPSRTETLGLVLLEAMAAGCPVVAARSGGIPDIVTDGVNGYLFEPNDPLGAIAATQRLLAAQEERETLRANAREEAERWGWAAATRQLQRYYQSVLATQSFSRAA; encoded by the coding sequence ATGAGAATCGCATTATTTACAGAAACCTTCTTACCCAAAGTTGATGGTATTGTCACCCGCCTCCGCCACACCGTCGAACACCTCCAGCGCAATGGCGATCGCGTGATGGTGGTTTGTCCGGAGGGAGGTTTGAAGAAATATAAGGGCGCTGAAATTTATGGTCTTTCGGCGTTTCCTCTGCCCATGTATCCCGAACTCAAAATCGCGGTTCCCCGTCCCACCATGCGATCGCGCCTCGAAAAATTCAATCCGGATTTAATTCATGTGGTCAACCCCGCAGTCTTGGGGTTGGCGGGGATTTATTACGCCAAAACTTTAGACATTCCTTTGGTGGCATCCTACCACACCCATCTTCCCCAATACTTGCAACACTACGGTTTTGGGGCGTTGGAAGGGTTTTTGTGGGAATTGCTCAAAGCGGTTCACAATCAAGCACAATTGAATCTCTGCACCTCAACGGCAATGGTTGAAGCCCTACGCAGTAATGGGATCGAACGAGTCGATTTGTGGCAGCGCGGTGTGGATACAGAGATGTTTCAACCCACGCTAGCTTCGGCAAAAATGCGCGATCGCCTCTCCAAAGGACACCCGGATAGCCCTCTCCTTCTTTATGTAGGGCGCGTTTCCCCGGAGAAGGAAATCGAACAAATTAAACCCGTCCTCGAAGCAATTCCCGGCGCGCGCCTTGCTATTGTGGGCGATGGTCCTCATCGCAAGGCTTTGAAACAACATTTTGCGGGAATGCCCGTAAATTTTGTGGGCTATTTGCAAGGGATGGAACTTGCTTCTGCATTTGCTTCTGCCGATGCTTTTGTCTTCCCCTCGCGAACCGAAACTTTGGGATTGGTGTTGCTAGAAGCAATGGCAGCGGGCTGTCCGGTGGTGGCGGCGCGTTCTGGGGGCATCCCCGATATCGTCACTGATGGGGTGAATGGCTATCTGTTTGAACCGAACGATCCCCTGGGCGCGATCGCGGCGACACAGCGTCTCCTGGCTGCCCAGGAGGAACGAGAAACCCTCCGTGCCAATGCCCGCGAAGAAGCGGAACGCTGGGGATGGGCGGCAGCAACGCGACAGTTGCAGCGCTACTATCAATCGGTTCTTGCCACTCAATCTTTTTCTCGCGCAGCTTAG
- a CDS encoding lamin tail domain-containing protein, with protein sequence MPLTTNILRGGIAIDEILVDPNGRNNFDTDGNGTADALDEFVEIHNQSANPIDISGLQLWDAGQRNWFTFPDGTILGAGKSAVVIASLQPGGSLPATTDGNLAFNANSDRAILQNNGDNVVLYDPTADQYIQLTYNDAFTHNPPFNYSNFSRTATRVGFVEEWGENVDGVSLVRFPAGNENIVLHNTLSPDAASPGAATRVVTNPVTGWAINEILADPAFGLTGDANGDGAVDASQDEFVELVNNTGVAADISGWTLSDSAGVRHTFSPGTIVPQNGAIVVFGGGRPTGLFGNAIVQTASTGALDLDDINDTVTLSNGLVDVATYTYGLEAGNDQSINLNPDLSGVDPLTQHSLIVGSGGRLFSPGTQVNGMAFPGNVTFDNFPIFQIQGTSHISPLTGRLVSTAGIVTAVESDGFYLQDPRGDGNNATSDAIFVFTGTAPTVAVGDLSIVSGRVGEFTLGGVATRNLSVTQISGNPVVTTFSSGNPLPPAVLLGTGGRTPPTDIVDDDNFTRFDPDTDGIDFYESLEGMRVTVQNAVAVSPSNELGEIFTLADNGLGATGTSTRGTIHRSATDANPERIQVQVDRDLLPGFAPTVNVGDTLGNVTGVVDYSNGNFEVKATDLFAPVPGGLQPETTTLVGTADQLTIASLNGNNLDPAIEQGASRFNVDDDIGSGKFAAIANQIVNNLKNPDIIALQDIQDNSGADDDGTVDASLTYQTLINAITAAGGVGYQFFDLPPTNGQDGGMLGGNSRVGYLYNPGRVGVVPDSGKRIGVDALGADLPGFTSARKSLATTFSFNGENVTLVNNDFSPQSGSSALFGSVQPPVNGGAAIRNQQAFTVNDFVGDLLEKTPDANVVVLGNFNEFDWGASLQTLKGDDLLDLTETLPENERYSSILDGNASALDRAFISNNLSAITEFDIVHTNSEFANTPSDRDPLLTRISLPNAPTVPDVFPGDLDNPIVIPFDIPDLGGVIPFGSGSLPISDILQDPLNFNGNDFANTLQGIVDDLTSQIPNLPF encoded by the coding sequence ATGCCTTTGACAACCAATATACTGCGCGGCGGTATCGCGATCGATGAAATTTTAGTAGACCCCAACGGTAGAAACAACTTTGATACAGATGGGAACGGTACGGCTGATGCCCTTGATGAGTTTGTTGAAATTCATAATCAGTCTGCAAACCCCATCGATATTAGCGGGCTTCAACTTTGGGATGCAGGACAACGCAATTGGTTTACCTTTCCCGACGGAACCATTTTGGGGGCGGGAAAATCGGCAGTGGTTATTGCAAGCCTTCAACCGGGCGGATCCCTTCCCGCTACAACCGATGGCAACTTAGCGTTTAATGCCAACAGCGATCGCGCGATCCTGCAAAATAACGGCGATAACGTTGTTCTCTACGATCCAACCGCCGACCAATACATCCAACTCACCTACAACGACGCATTTACACACAATCCCCCCTTCAATTATTCTAACTTTTCCCGCACTGCAACGCGAGTCGGTTTTGTTGAAGAGTGGGGCGAGAATGTAGACGGCGTTTCCCTCGTTCGCTTCCCCGCAGGCAATGAAAACATCGTTCTGCACAATACCCTCTCTCCCGATGCAGCGAGTCCTGGGGCGGCAACGCGAGTGGTGACAAACCCCGTCACGGGTTGGGCGATCAACGAAATTCTCGCAGATCCGGCATTTGGCTTGACCGGAGATGCCAACGGCGATGGGGCAGTGGATGCCAGTCAAGATGAATTTGTAGAACTGGTTAACAATACAGGCGTTGCGGCAGATATTTCCGGTTGGACGCTTTCGGATAGTGCGGGCGTTCGTCACACCTTTTCCCCAGGAACCATCGTTCCCCAGAACGGCGCAATCGTCGTGTTTGGCGGCGGTAGACCCACAGGATTGTTTGGCAATGCGATCGTCCAAACCGCAAGTACCGGGGCGCTAGACCTCGACGACATCAACGACACCGTAACCCTGAGTAATGGCTTAGTAGATGTTGCCACCTACACCTACGGCTTAGAAGCGGGGAACGATCAATCCATTAACCTTAACCCCGATTTATCCGGAGTCGATCCCCTCACGCAACATTCTCTAATCGTGGGTTCTGGCGGAAGGCTTTTTTCTCCCGGAACTCAAGTGAATGGCATGGCGTTTCCCGGTAATGTCACCTTTGATAACTTTCCAATTTTCCAAATTCAGGGAACCAGTCACATTTCGCCCCTTACGGGTCGATTGGTGAGTACCGCAGGGATTGTGACAGCAGTTGAATCCGACGGATTTTATCTGCAAGACCCCAGAGGCGATGGCAACAATGCGACCTCCGATGCCATCTTCGTCTTTACCGGAACTGCGCCGACGGTTGCGGTGGGAGATTTATCCATTGTTTCCGGACGAGTGGGCGAGTTTACCCTGGGGGGAGTGGCAACGAGGAATTTATCAGTGACGCAGATTAGCGGCAATCCTGTTGTCACCACCTTTTCCTCTGGAAATCCTCTCCCTCCTGCGGTGCTTCTGGGAACGGGGGGACGCACGCCTCCCACAGACATCGTTGATGATGATAACTTTACTCGTTTCGACCCAGACACCGATGGGATTGACTTTTACGAGAGCTTAGAAGGGATGCGCGTTACCGTGCAGAACGCGGTTGCGGTGAGTCCGAGTAACGAATTGGGGGAAATTTTTACCCTGGCAGATAATGGCTTGGGGGCAACGGGAACCAGCACTCGCGGCACGATCCATCGCAGTGCGACCGATGCGAATCCCGAACGCATCCAAGTTCAAGTCGATCGCGATTTGCTTCCCGGTTTTGCGCCTACGGTGAATGTCGGCGACACTTTGGGGAATGTGACGGGGGTTGTGGACTATAGTAATGGGAATTTTGAGGTCAAAGCTACCGATCTGTTCGCGCCCGTTCCTGGGGGATTGCAACCAGAAACCACAACGTTAGTGGGAACGGCAGACCAACTGACCATTGCGAGTTTGAATGGGAATAATCTCGATCCCGCGATCGAACAGGGTGCGAGTCGCTTTAATGTAGACGACGATATTGGGAGTGGGAAATTTGCCGCGATCGCGAACCAAATTGTCAACAACCTGAAAAACCCCGATATCATTGCCTTACAAGATATCCAAGATAATAGCGGCGCAGACGACGACGGAACCGTCGATGCCAGTCTCACCTACCAAACCCTAATTAACGCCATCACCGCCGCAGGAGGCGTGGGTTACCAATTCTTCGATCTTCCCCCAACCAACGGTCAAGATGGCGGTATGCTGGGCGGAAACAGTCGCGTCGGCTATCTTTACAATCCGGGACGAGTGGGAGTGGTTCCCGATAGTGGCAAACGCATCGGTGTTGATGCCTTGGGTGCCGATCTCCCCGGTTTTACCTCTGCTCGTAAATCCCTCGCAACCACCTTCTCCTTTAACGGTGAAAACGTTACCCTCGTTAACAATGACTTCTCGCCCCAAAGTGGCAGCAGCGCGCTGTTCGGTTCGGTTCAGCCTCCGGTGAATGGCGGCGCAGCCATCCGCAACCAACAAGCCTTTACCGTTAACGATTTTGTCGGCGATCTGCTGGAGAAGACCCCTGATGCCAATGTAGTGGTTTTGGGCAATTTCAACGAATTTGATTGGGGTGCGTCCCTACAAACCCTGAAAGGGGACGATCTGCTCGATTTAACGGAAACGCTGCCAGAAAACGAGCGCTACTCTTCGATCCTAGACGGAAATGCTAGCGCCCTGGATCGCGCGTTCATCAGCAATAACCTCTCCGCCATAACGGAGTTTGATATCGTCCACACCAATAGTGAGTTTGCCAACACGCCGAGCGATCGCGATCCCCTTCTGACACGCATTAGTTTACCCAATGCCCCCACTGTGCCTGATGTGTTTCCTGGCGATTTAGATAATCCCATTGTCATTCCCTTTGATATTCCCGATCTGGGTGGAGTTATTCCCTTTGGTTCCGGTTCGTTGCCTATTTCCGACATCCTGCAAGATCCTCTCAATTTTAACGGAAACGATTTCGCCAACACCTTACAGGGGATTGTTGATGACCTAACGAGCCAAATTCCCAATCTTCCTTTCTAG